A genome region from Bosea sp. BIWAKO-01 includes the following:
- a CDS encoding methyl-accepting chemotaxis protein — translation MDAVKPAGQFLAPDMRETIGKRARLMVRGGLVAAAIMVVTAGCALWQGRQTAIEISQQQLGTLTALLSEQTRQTLATADLMLRGWFETGTGADIVSPADFRATFGTRQQFDVLTERSRAIPQIAAVTIVDMQGDVVNSTRSFPPPPHSLKDREPFLAHMADPALALHLAAPVLGSSAAERTIVLSRKMRNRSGTVIGLALVEIETGFFSAFYDKARADELVHVALFRRDGVLLASLPSYDDAVDRPLADRSALFRALPEAAASASTLSAGRRIAGSQESEAGIISARAVPDYPLQISIAVPEELIFRYWWKRALILGGIVALFVGLICLLTSWIAKLLRQHGATLAELAASEKMASDQIQELQIRDAREALLRRDAAMKSRVTAFDTQLRSSLDRLGRMIESVASLSERMMAAAGQAREGSERAEIASSRAADHVTSVAANAENISGAGHEIAARVADSVSTAADVIAEADRTDLAIAQLAEATNQIDHVSTLISEIASQTKLLALNATIEAARAGQAGRGFSVVASEVRSLAAQTSGATSEIGRQIEAIQLASQRCIEALQSIRGRMLETQTLGERVADRVAGQSRSTAQIALTIRSAAHDAQGVLASARAVREAADLSSTSAIDVMALARDLDGEARRIRSQVGEFFGTLDAA, via the coding sequence ATGGATGCTGTGAAGCCGGCCGGCCAGTTCCTAGCGCCCGACATGCGCGAAACCATCGGCAAACGCGCGCGCCTGATGGTCCGGGGCGGCTTGGTCGCAGCCGCCATCATGGTCGTGACCGCCGGCTGTGCACTCTGGCAGGGCCGCCAGACCGCAATCGAGATTTCGCAGCAGCAACTCGGCACGCTCACGGCGCTGCTCTCTGAGCAAACCCGCCAGACGCTCGCGACAGCGGATCTGATGCTGCGCGGCTGGTTCGAAACCGGCACTGGGGCGGATATCGTCTCGCCGGCCGATTTCCGCGCGACATTTGGCACGCGCCAGCAATTCGACGTCCTGACGGAGCGTTCCCGAGCCATTCCGCAAATCGCCGCGGTAACGATCGTTGACATGCAGGGCGATGTCGTAAACTCGACACGGTCCTTCCCGCCGCCTCCGCACAGCCTGAAAGACAGGGAACCCTTCCTGGCCCATATGGCCGATCCTGCGCTTGCGCTGCACCTGGCCGCGCCGGTCCTCGGCTCCAGCGCGGCGGAAAGGACGATTGTCCTGTCCCGCAAGATGCGGAACCGGAGCGGGACCGTAATCGGCCTCGCCCTGGTTGAGATCGAAACGGGCTTCTTCAGCGCCTTCTACGACAAGGCCCGGGCCGATGAGCTCGTTCATGTCGCGCTGTTTCGCCGCGACGGCGTGCTGCTCGCCAGCCTGCCGAGCTATGATGACGCCGTTGACCGCCCGCTCGCGGACCGCTCCGCCCTGTTCCGCGCCCTGCCCGAGGCGGCCGCATCCGCCAGCACCTTGTCCGCCGGGAGGCGCATTGCCGGCTCGCAGGAAAGCGAGGCGGGGATTATCTCGGCGCGGGCAGTTCCCGATTATCCGCTCCAGATTAGTATCGCGGTACCGGAGGAGTTGATCTTCCGCTACTGGTGGAAGCGCGCGCTGATACTCGGCGGCATCGTCGCCTTATTCGTCGGCTTGATCTGCCTCCTGACCTCCTGGATCGCTAAGCTGCTGCGGCAGCACGGCGCCACGCTCGCCGAACTCGCGGCTTCCGAAAAGATGGCCTCGGACCAGATCCAGGAGCTGCAGATCCGGGATGCGCGCGAGGCGCTGCTGCGGCGCGACGCTGCTATGAAGTCCCGCGTGACGGCCTTCGACACGCAATTGCGTAGTTCGCTCGACCGGCTCGGCCGGATGATCGAAAGCGTGGCCAGTCTGTCGGAGCGAATGATGGCGGCGGCCGGGCAAGCGCGCGAGGGCAGCGAGCGGGCTGAGATCGCCTCCAGCCGCGCCGCCGACCATGTCACCAGCGTGGCCGCTAATGCCGAGAACATCTCCGGCGCCGGGCACGAGATCGCCGCGCGCGTGGCGGATTCCGTCAGCACTGCCGCCGACGTAATCGCAGAAGCTGACCGGACCGACCTCGCCATCGCGCAGCTGGCGGAAGCGACGAACCAGATCGACCACGTCTCGACCCTGATCAGCGAGATCGCCAGCCAGACCAAGCTGCTGGCGCTCAACGCCACGATCGAGGCCGCCCGCGCCGGCCAGGCCGGCCGCGGTTTTTCTGTCGTCGCCTCTGAGGTCAGGTCGCTGGCCGCGCAGACGAGCGGCGCGACCAGCGAGATCGGCCGCCAGATCGAAGCGATCCAGCTGGCGAGTCAGCGCTGCATCGAGGCGCTCCAAAGCATCCGGGGCCGGATGCTGGAAACGCAAACGCTCGGCGAGCGCGTTGCCGACCGGGTCGCCGGGCAGAGCCGCTCGACCGCTCAGATCGCGCTTACCATCCGGTCGGCGGCCCACGATGCGCAGGGTGTACTGGCCAGTGCGAGGGCCGTGCGCGAGGCGGCCGACCTGTCCAGTACCAGCGCGATCGACGTGATGGCGCTGGCCCGCGACCTCGACGGCGAGGCAAGGCGGATCAGGAGCCAGGTCGGCGAGTTCTTCGGGACTCTGGACGCAGCTTGA
- a CDS encoding glycoside hydrolase family 127 protein, translating into MTSHERPRFSGFRPPAVPDVEMRGFWGNRIDAVADKTAMILYERCVSAGMFDQIDPTRPVPPVKMPWHTRADGTPDTVNVQMFWDSDVAKVIETAAYALYRKPNPDLEAKIDAIIVMFADLQQPDGYMNSWFVRMQPGQRWNNLRDCHELYCAGHLMEAAVAYFHATGKRKLLDVMCRYADHIDETFGPNPGQKPGYCGHEEIELALIRLGRTTGEQRYLDLARYFVEQRGQQPHYFDVEAAARGAAPSQWRHKTYLYNQSHIPVREQTKVVGHAVRAMYLYSGMADVATEFDDDSLTETLKGLWEDLTSKQMYVTGGIGPAASNEGFTDYYDLPNETAYAETCAAVALMMWASRMLGRGPDRHYADIMEQALYNGALSGLSIDGERFFYDNPLESRGDHHRWTWHRCPCCPPNIARTVAAIGSYMYGVAADGIAVHLYGSNTARLSAGATAVTLTQETDYPTNGRVGITISLEAPAGFALWLRVPGWCEVPALTLNGKPVGQSEMRDGYIHLKREWQNGDRLELELPMQVRALHAHPAVRADLGRVAIARGPLIYCAEEVDNDADLNALIVPEDLTPSTTVEMPELGGALAIDLPVRRELWPQRSGRLYDTHPPEFAETVARFVPYHLWDNRDPGQMLVWIRGRR; encoded by the coding sequence ATGACCTCTCACGAACGGCCCCGCTTCAGCGGCTTCAGGCCTCCCGCCGTCCCCGATGTCGAGATGCGCGGCTTCTGGGGCAACCGTATCGACGCCGTCGCCGACAAGACCGCTATGATCCTCTACGAGCGTTGCGTGAGCGCGGGCATGTTCGACCAGATCGACCCGACACGACCTGTGCCGCCGGTCAAAATGCCGTGGCATACCCGTGCCGATGGCACGCCCGACACGGTCAACGTGCAGATGTTCTGGGATTCCGACGTCGCGAAGGTGATCGAAACAGCGGCCTATGCGCTCTACCGCAAGCCTAATCCCGATCTCGAAGCCAAGATCGACGCGATCATCGTCATGTTCGCCGACCTGCAGCAGCCGGACGGCTATATGAACTCTTGGTTCGTTCGGATGCAGCCTGGCCAACGCTGGAACAATCTGCGCGATTGTCACGAGCTCTATTGTGCGGGTCACCTGATGGAGGCCGCGGTGGCGTATTTTCACGCCACCGGCAAGCGCAAGCTGCTCGACGTAATGTGCCGCTATGCCGACCACATCGACGAGACATTTGGGCCGAACCCCGGCCAGAAACCCGGCTATTGCGGCCATGAGGAGATCGAACTCGCGCTGATCCGGCTCGGCCGTACGACCGGCGAGCAGCGCTATCTCGATCTCGCCCGCTACTTCGTCGAGCAGCGCGGGCAACAGCCGCACTATTTCGACGTCGAGGCCGCCGCGCGCGGTGCAGCCCCGTCGCAATGGCGCCACAAGACATATCTGTACAACCAGTCGCACATCCCGGTACGCGAGCAGACCAAGGTCGTGGGCCACGCTGTGCGGGCCATGTATCTTTATTCTGGCATGGCGGATGTGGCGACCGAGTTCGACGACGACAGCCTGACCGAGACCTTGAAAGGGCTTTGGGAGGATCTGACCTCCAAGCAGATGTATGTCACCGGCGGCATCGGCCCGGCAGCCAGCAATGAGGGCTTCACTGACTATTACGACCTGCCCAACGAAACCGCTTACGCGGAGACCTGTGCAGCCGTTGCACTGATGATGTGGGCGAGCCGGATGCTCGGGCGTGGACCGGATCGGCACTATGCCGACATCATGGAGCAGGCTCTCTACAATGGTGCCTTGTCGGGCCTGTCGATCGACGGCGAGCGCTTCTTCTACGACAATCCACTGGAAAGCCGCGGTGACCATCACCGCTGGACCTGGCATCGCTGCCCGTGCTGTCCACCAAACATCGCCCGCACGGTGGCGGCGATCGGCAGCTACATGTACGGCGTCGCGGCGGACGGCATCGCCGTGCATCTCTACGGTTCCAACACGGCGCGGCTGAGCGCCGGCGCGACGGCCGTGACGCTGACTCAAGAAACCGACTATCCGACGAATGGGCGGGTCGGGATCACCATCAGCCTAGAGGCGCCGGCAGGCTTCGCCCTCTGGCTGCGCGTACCGGGCTGGTGTGAAGTCCCTGCCCTGACGCTGAACGGCAAGCCAGTCGGTCAAAGCGAGATGCGCGACGGCTACATCCACCTGAAGCGTGAATGGCAGAACGGTGACAGGCTGGAGCTCGAACTGCCGATGCAGGTTCGGGCGCTGCATGCACATCCGGCGGTGAGGGCCGATCTCGGTCGGGTCGCGATTGCGCGCGGGCCGCTGATCTATTGCGCCGAGGAAGTCGACAACGATGCCGACCTCAACGCGCTGATCGTGCCGGAGGACCTCACGCCTTCGACGACGGTTGAGATGCCGGAACTCGGCGGGGCCCTTGCGATCGACCTGCCGGTGCGGCGCGAGCTATGGCCGCAACGAAGCGGCAGGCTCTACGATACGCATCCGCCGGAATTCGCCGAAACCGTCGCGCGCTTCGTGCCCTATCACCTTTGGGACAATCGCGACCCCGGCCAGATGCTGGTCTGGATCAGGGGCCGGCGATGA
- a CDS encoding carbohydrate ABC transporter permease, producing the protein MSQRKAATGRRKAWQATRYHAAGLFISLLFVAPIAWSALVSFKTSAEAARPPLPPWPVEGFSTQSYENLQQYGVGIWTYAGNSLSVAAATVIATVIISLLAGYGFSRFKFPLKNVLFVLIISTVMIPFQSILTPLFLILTKLGLQNTLTGIVLIYVTLHLPFSIFMMRNAFDAVPKEIEDAARVDGASVFLMLRRVMLPLVLPGVATVAIFAFLASWNEFLAALILLTDQKKYTLPVMMAAVRSGQFGTIDWGAVQSGVMLMMAPCLALFLLLQRYYIRGLTAGAVK; encoded by the coding sequence ATGTCCCAACGCAAGGCAGCAACCGGCCGGCGCAAGGCCTGGCAGGCGACGCGTTATCACGCGGCAGGGCTGTTCATCTCGCTCCTCTTCGTCGCACCCATCGCCTGGAGCGCGCTCGTCAGCTTCAAGACCTCGGCGGAGGCGGCCCGCCCGCCGCTGCCGCCCTGGCCGGTCGAGGGCTTCAGCACGCAAAGTTACGAGAACCTCCAGCAGTATGGCGTCGGCATCTGGACCTATGCCGGCAACAGCCTCTCGGTCGCCGCAGCGACCGTTATCGCCACGGTCATCATCAGCCTGCTAGCGGGATACGGCTTCTCACGCTTCAAGTTTCCTCTGAAGAATGTGCTGTTCGTGCTGATCATCTCGACGGTGATGATCCCGTTCCAGTCGATCCTGACGCCACTCTTCCTGATCCTCACCAAACTTGGGCTGCAGAACACACTGACCGGCATCGTGCTGATCTATGTCACCCTCCACTTGCCCTTCTCGATCTTCATGATGCGCAACGCCTTCGACGCCGTGCCCAAGGAGATCGAGGACGCGGCACGGGTGGACGGCGCATCAGTCTTCCTGATGCTGCGACGGGTGATGTTGCCGCTCGTCCTGCCCGGCGTGGCGACGGTCGCGATATTCGCTTTCCTCGCCTCCTGGAACGAGTTCCTAGCGGCCCTGATCCTGCTCACCGACCAGAAGAAGTACACGCTACCCGTGATGATGGCGGCTGTACGCTCAGGCCAGTTCGGCACCATCGACTGGGGTGCGGTGCAATCGGGCGTGATGCTGATGATGGCGCCTTGCCTCGCCCTCTTCCTGCTTCTCCAACGCTACTACATCCGCGGCCTCACCGCTGGCGCGGTGAAGTGA
- a CDS encoding carbohydrate ABC transporter permease, with amino-acid sequence MIQQQIAQGRVTPRRRGTRLRRQQLAGLLFVTPAVLLVLVFFLLPLGMAFWMSLHNWPLLGRPRFIGLTNYVNLMGDQRFWNAMRFTGYYTVIVTIAIFAVAFPLALFVEKARPMTKVYRTAIFLPVVVGFGSASLLWAWLMNVDVGLFSPLAYRLGLTEKPVNLLAEFDTTFWSIIVMVVWKTAGFNMIILLTGLQGISSEVQEAARMDGASSWQRFRRITLPLMRRTIALALILSIAGSVLAFDQFYIIADGGPQNSTVTAVYWIFSQSFVSFRLGYGSAMSMVLLAILVTISVVQLRLLRTPEGA; translated from the coding sequence ATGATCCAACAGCAGATCGCCCAGGGGCGCGTGACGCCCCGCCGACGCGGCACGCGCCTGCGCCGTCAGCAACTAGCTGGTCTCCTCTTCGTGACGCCCGCGGTTCTGCTGGTACTCGTGTTCTTCCTGCTGCCGCTGGGCATGGCCTTCTGGATGTCGCTGCACAATTGGCCGCTGCTGGGCCGGCCCCGCTTCATCGGCCTGACTAACTACGTAAATCTGATGGGCGACCAGCGCTTCTGGAATGCGATGCGCTTCACCGGCTACTATACGGTGATCGTCACGATCGCGATCTTCGCGGTTGCCTTTCCGCTCGCCCTCTTCGTCGAGAAGGCGAGGCCGATGACAAAGGTTTACCGCACCGCGATCTTCCTACCGGTGGTGGTCGGCTTCGGCTCCGCCAGCCTGCTCTGGGCCTGGCTGATGAATGTCGATGTCGGCCTGTTTTCGCCGCTGGCCTATCGCCTCGGGCTGACGGAGAAGCCGGTCAACCTGCTGGCAGAGTTCGACACCACCTTCTGGTCCATCATCGTGATGGTGGTTTGGAAGACGGCCGGCTTCAACATGATCATCCTGCTCACCGGGCTGCAGGGCATCTCGTCAGAAGTGCAGGAGGCGGCGCGAATGGACGGCGCCTCGTCCTGGCAGCGCTTCCGCCGCATCACCCTGCCCCTGATGCGGCGGACCATCGCGCTGGCGCTGATCCTGTCGATCGCGGGCTCTGTACTGGCCTTCGACCAGTTCTACATCATCGCCGATGGCGGTCCCCAGAACAGCACGGTCACGGCCGTCTACTGGATATTCAGCCAGTCCTTCGTCTCGTTCCGGCTCGGCTACGGCTCGGCGATGTCGATGGTGCTGCTTGCGATCCTCGTGACAATCAGCGTCGTGCAACTGCGCCTGCTGCGCACGCCGGAGGGCGCATGA
- a CDS encoding sugar ABC transporter substrate-binding protein encodes MKGFKAALLALVAMQASAGVALAQQKLSMWSRSSSQAFMPALVSAFNAAHKTQIELQIVPNTEMVQKYAIAAAGGSAPDLLSLDLVYTPAFAASGQLEDLTDLVKGFGFFDQLSKAHLGAGTFEGRIYGVPMSADASVMLWNKRLFREAGLNPERGPANWAEIEAFAGKVNGLGGDVRGFYFSGACGGCNAFTFMPLVWASGGEILVDGGKRATLNTPQMRDAVALYRGLVAKGYVPESAKTDAGPNFFGGFATDRIGLSPIGAFAIGNLVKNYPKVEFGVTFLPGKDGGKASFAGGDNFVVTAGRKNMPAVKEFLTFVYSLEGQTLLAKLGSLPTRADIAAEAVKDLDARYLTATEAMKIGRTPSSPVYNDIINSSTGPWKQMLNEVFFGNNVEGSLVKAERTMQSILDSAGK; translated from the coding sequence ATGAAGGGATTCAAGGCAGCATTGCTCGCCCTCGTTGCCATGCAGGCATCGGCGGGTGTGGCCCTGGCCCAGCAGAAGTTGAGCATGTGGTCGCGTTCCAGCAGTCAGGCATTCATGCCGGCGCTGGTCTCGGCATTCAACGCGGCTCACAAGACGCAGATCGAGCTGCAGATCGTACCGAATACGGAGATGGTGCAGAAATACGCCATCGCCGCCGCGGGCGGCTCTGCACCGGATCTCTTGTCGTTGGACCTGGTCTATACGCCCGCCTTCGCGGCATCTGGCCAACTCGAAGATCTCACCGATCTCGTCAAGGGCTTTGGCTTCTTCGATCAGCTGTCGAAGGCCCATCTCGGGGCGGGCACGTTCGAAGGCAGGATCTACGGCGTGCCGATGTCGGCTGATGCCTCGGTCATGCTTTGGAACAAGCGCCTCTTCCGCGAGGCCGGACTCAATCCGGAAAGGGGCCCAGCCAACTGGGCTGAGATCGAAGCGTTTGCCGGCAAGGTCAACGGCTTGGGCGGCGATGTTCGCGGCTTTTATTTCTCGGGAGCGTGCGGCGGCTGCAACGCCTTCACCTTCATGCCGTTGGTCTGGGCATCCGGGGGAGAGATTCTTGTCGATGGCGGTAAGCGCGCGACGCTGAACACGCCCCAGATGCGTGATGCGGTGGCGCTCTATCGCGGGCTGGTGGCGAAGGGCTATGTGCCCGAAAGCGCCAAGACGGACGCCGGCCCCAACTTCTTCGGCGGGTTTGCGACCGACAGGATCGGGTTATCGCCGATCGGCGCTTTCGCCATCGGCAATCTCGTCAAGAATTATCCCAAGGTCGAGTTCGGCGTGACGTTCCTGCCGGGGAAGGATGGCGGCAAGGCTTCCTTCGCCGGCGGCGACAATTTCGTCGTCACGGCTGGACGCAAGAATATGCCCGCAGTGAAGGAATTCCTGACCTTCGTCTATTCGCTGGAAGGCCAGACGCTGCTCGCTAAGCTCGGCAGCCTGCCGACACGCGCGGATATCGCGGCTGAAGCAGTAAAAGATCTCGACGCGCGCTATCTGACCGCGACCGAGGCGATGAAGATCGGCCGGACGCCCTCTTCTCCCGTCTACAACGACATCATCAACAGCAGCACCGGGCCCTGGAAGCAGATGCTCAACGAGGTGTTCTTCGGCAACAACGTCGAGGGTTCGCTGGTGAAGGCGGAGAGGACCATGCAGTCCATCCTGGATTCCGCCGGCAAGTAG
- a CDS encoding LacI family DNA-binding transcriptional regulator, producing MRNRFLKSRLTVSSTVSGERVTIYDVALAARVSTATASKALNDSGRMTQETRERIKRIAQELGFRPNALARSLTRKRSFTVGLLTNDTYGRFTLPVMAGISEGLIDHGVSVFLCAVENNPELARIHVDAMLDKQVDGIIATGKRTDKPLPVDLTHLSVPVVYALTAGPSDGLTLVPDDRRGAEQAVRHLLAQGRRRIAHITGPSDFGVVHERELACTQVLAEAAQATDLGTLFGSWSEHWGHQAVETLWSGPEVPDGVFCGNDQIARGVVDALRERGVNVPCDVSVVGFDNWEIVARETRPPLTTIDMNLKELGRQAGLALVRQVNGEAVEKGVWRLPCSLIIRSSS from the coding sequence ATGAGAAACCGGTTTCTCAAGTCGAGGCTGACTGTGTCAAGCACGGTGTCGGGCGAACGTGTGACGATCTACGATGTGGCGCTGGCCGCGCGCGTCAGCACGGCTACGGCATCGAAGGCTCTCAACGATTCCGGGCGGATGACGCAGGAAACCCGAGAGCGCATCAAGCGCATCGCGCAGGAACTCGGCTTCCGGCCGAATGCGCTGGCCCGCAGCTTGACGCGCAAGCGCAGTTTCACGGTCGGCCTTTTGACGAACGACACTTATGGCCGCTTCACGCTGCCGGTGATGGCGGGGATATCCGAAGGGCTGATCGATCATGGTGTGTCGGTCTTCCTCTGCGCCGTCGAGAACAATCCCGAACTCGCCAGGATCCATGTCGATGCGATGCTCGACAAGCAGGTCGACGGCATCATCGCGACCGGCAAGCGCACCGATAAGCCGCTGCCCGTCGACCTAACCCACCTGTCCGTCCCCGTGGTCTATGCCTTGACGGCCGGCCCCAGCGACGGGCTCACGCTCGTTCCAGACGACCGTCGGGGAGCGGAGCAGGCCGTGCGCCATCTCCTCGCGCAGGGGCGGCGGCGCATTGCCCATATCACCGGTCCCTCCGACTTCGGCGTCGTGCACGAACGGGAGCTCGCCTGCACGCAAGTGCTGGCCGAAGCCGCGCAGGCGACGGATCTGGGTACGCTCTTCGGCTCGTGGTCGGAGCATTGGGGGCACCAGGCGGTCGAAACGCTGTGGTCGGGGCCCGAGGTGCCGGATGGCGTCTTCTGCGGCAATGACCAGATCGCACGCGGGGTCGTCGACGCCCTGCGCGAGCGCGGCGTGAACGTCCCGTGCGATGTGTCCGTGGTCGGTTTCGACAATTGGGAAATCGTCGCGAGGGAAACCCGCCCTCCCCTCACGACGATCGACATGAATCTCAAGGAACTGGGGCGGCAAGCAGGGCTCGCTCTCGTTCGCCAGGTCAACGGTGAGGCTGTCGAAAAGGGAGTCTGGCGGCTGCCCTGCAGCCTGATCATACGCTCGTCCTCGTGA
- a CDS encoding response regulator transcription factor, whose product MTVISVAVVDDHPLLIEGIAALLQRRGDFALVASGSSADRILSIAETDRPDCIIVDLSMPGDVLAAMAAATKAVPEMKLIVFTASSNADDALRALEAGACAYVLKGTPADDLFEAIASARRGETYLTPSIATKVIGSLQRAARDKRTAPRSRLTVREDQIVRLLLCGKQNREIAGALLLSEKTIKSYMTNLMEKLGARNRVQVVIEAQKLASTRA is encoded by the coding sequence GTGACAGTTATTTCAGTTGCAGTTGTCGACGATCACCCGCTTCTGATAGAGGGGATTGCGGCCCTGCTGCAGCGGAGAGGCGATTTCGCGCTTGTGGCATCGGGGTCCTCGGCGGACCGCATTCTCTCCATCGCCGAGACCGATCGTCCTGACTGCATAATCGTCGATCTCAGCATGCCTGGCGACGTGCTGGCAGCGATGGCTGCGGCCACCAAGGCGGTCCCTGAGATGAAGCTCATCGTCTTCACGGCGTCGAGCAATGCGGATGACGCTCTCCGGGCACTCGAGGCTGGCGCCTGTGCCTATGTCCTGAAGGGCACGCCGGCAGACGACCTCTTCGAGGCGATCGCCAGTGCGCGACGCGGGGAGACTTATCTGACGCCATCGATCGCGACCAAGGTGATCGGCTCCCTGCAGCGCGCCGCCCGCGACAAGCGTACTGCGCCAAGGTCCCGGCTCACTGTCCGAGAAGATCAGATTGTCAGATTGCTCCTGTGCGGAAAGCAAAATCGCGAAATCGCCGGTGCTCTCTTGCTCAGCGAGAAGACGATCAAGAGCTATATGACAAACCTGATGGAAAAACTGGGGGCTCGCAACCGCGTCCAGGTCGTAATTGAAGCACAGAAACTGGCGTCCACGCGTGCCTGA